The genome window GACCAGCAGGATCGTCTTACCGCGAGCGTGAATCCTTTGGAAGAGGGCCAGGACGGTCTGTTCGGCCTCGTGGTCCAGGCTTCCCGTCGGCTCGTCGGCCAAGAGGATGGGAGGATCGTTGACGAGGGCCCGGGCGATGGCCACCCGCTGTTGCTCCCCGCCGGAGAGCTGGGCCGGGTAGTGAGAAAATCGCTCCTTCGGCAGGCCGACGAGTTCCAGGACCCGCCGGGCCTGGGCTTCGTCGGGCACGCTGTGGAAGTACTGGGCCAGCATGACGTTCTCCAGGGCCGTCAGGTACGGGACGAGGTGGAACTGCTGGAAAATGATGCCGACGTAATTGCGGCGGTAGTCGGCGGCGGCGGCGCCCTCCAGGGTATGGACGGGGATCCGGTCGACCCAGACCTCCCCGGCCGTCGGTCGGTCCAGGCCCCCGATAAGGTGGAGGAGCGTGCTCTTGCCGGCCCCCGAGGGCCCCATGATGGCGACCCACTCGCCGCGTTCGATGGCCAGCGAGACCCCGTCCAGCGCCCGGACGCCGTTCGGATACTCCTTCACGACTTGGCGACACTCGATGAAAGCCATCGTAACCCCTGCTTCGGATGTCTCCCTCGTCGAGAGCGGTCTGGCAAGTCCATGGCGGCCTGAAAAGGATGCCGGTCATTCTTCCGGGGGCCATAAATCCAGCCGACGGGACGCCCGCAGGCGGAGGAAGTGAGCCTCCATCTGAGCCACCGGCCACGGACCCTGGTCGCCCAGGCCCCGGACCCGGACGGCGACCGTCTCCTGGGCCGCTTCTCGGTCACCCACGACGAAGATAAAGGGAATCTTTTCCAGCTCGGCGTCTCGGACCTTGGCCGAGACCCGCTCGTCCCGGAGGTCCACTTCGACCCGGAATCCTTGTTGAAATAGCCGCTGCTGGATCCGCTGGGCGTAGTCGGCATGCCGGTCTGAGATCGGTAGGACTCGAGCCTGGACGGGGGCGACCCAGAAGGGAAAGGCACCGGCGAAGTTCTCGATCAGTACGCCCATGAAGCGCTCCATCGAGCCCAGGATGGCCCGGTGGATCATCGTGACCCGATGGGGGTGCCCGTCGGGACCGACGTAGGTCAGGTCGAAACGTTCAGGCAGGTTGAAGTCCACCTGGACCGTCGAGCACTGCCACCACCGCCCGATGGCGTCCCGGATCTTCACGTCGATTTTGGGGCCGTAAAAGACGCCCTCCCCGGGGTCGACCTCGTAGGCCAGGCCGGCCCGCTCGAGGGCCTGCTGAAGCGCTCGCGTGGCGACCTCCCAGGCCTCCAGGGTGCCGACGTACTTTTCCGGCCGCGTCGAAAGATAGACCTTGTACTCATGGAATCCAAAGGCCCCGAGGACCTCCCGGATGAAGTCCAAGACACCTAAGATCTCGGCTTCAATCTGGTCCTGCGTGCAGAAAATGTGAGAGTCGTCCTGCGTGAAGCCCCGGACCCGGAGGAGGCCGTGGAGGACGCCTGAACGTTCGTACCGATAGACGGTCCCGAATTCGAACAGCCGGACCGGGAGCTCCCGATAGCTCCGACGACGGGACTTGTAGATGACGATGTGAAACGGGCAATTCATCGGCTTCAGCTGATAGGGCACCCGCTCTTCCAGCTCCATGGGCGGGAACATGTAGTCCCGGTAGAAGTCCAGGTGGCCGCTGACCCGCCAGTGTTCGAGCCGGGCGACGTGGGGCGTGTAGACGACCTGATAGCCTCGACGGAAGTGGGCCTCGTACAGGAATTCCTCCAACTGCCGACGAA of bacterium HR11 contains these proteins:
- the yknY_4 gene encoding putative ABC transporter ATP-binding protein YknY; amino-acid sequence: MAFIECRQVVKEYPNGVRALDGVSLAIERGEWVAIMGPSGAGKSTLLHLIGGLDRPTAGEVWVDRIPVHTLEGAAAADYRRNYVGIIFQQFHLVPYLTALENVMLAQYFHSVPDEAQARRVLELVGLPKERFSHYPAQLSGGEQQRVAIARALVNDPPILLADEPTGSLDHEAEQTVLALFQRIHARGKTILLVTHAPHVARWAQRRIVLEHGRLVDVAEPWTTLQETPAGADATLDPPEPTRS
- the thrS gene encoding Threonine--tRNA ligase — protein: MADASYVQVVFPDGRVVQVPAGTEVAEVLRRYDPDRASEIILLRSGDQYWDHHSAVDRDLRVDELITPDHPKALEVYRHSCAHLLAQAVQQLFPETKLAVGPPIENGFYYDFLRDTPFTEEDLARIERRMKELAEQDIPIVHKWLPKEEALRYFESRGEIFKVELIHERGGDPVSCYQQAEFLDFCKGPHVPSTGYLKALKLLSTSGAYWRGDERNPQLQRIYGTCFPTEAALVEYLTQLEEARRRDHRRLGAELDLFSVQDSIGPGLILWHPKGAVIRRQLEEFLYEAHFRRGYQVVYTPHVARLEHWRVSGHLDFYRDYMFPPMELEERVPYQLKPMNCPFHIVIYKSRRRSYRELPVRLFEFGTVYRYERSGVLHGLLRVRGFTQDDSHIFCTQDQIEAEILGVLDFIREVLGAFGFHEYKVYLSTRPEKYVGTLEAWEVATRALQQALERAGLAYEVDPGEGVFYGPKIDVKIRDAIGRWWQCSTVQVDFNLPERFDLTYVGPDGHPHRVTMIHRAILGSMERFMGVLIENFAGAFPFWVAPVQARVLPISDRHADYAQRIQQRLFQQGFRVEVDLRDERVSAKVRDAELEKIPFIFVVGDREAAQETVAVRVRGLGDQGPWPVAQMEAHFLRLRASRRLDLWPPEE